atcaaaaaataagcTAATCTATTgaaatgatttattttcttctatttagtctatgtttatattcaaatatttaatattagaaaCAATATTACCTTTTATGATCATATTatgttctttttttatcaatcaGAATTATAGtcataaaacatttaaaacaCATCTAGAATATACATCAAGACAGTTTTTTaaacgaaaaaatatattaataattattatttatataaaaaagagtcGATCTAATTATATACGTTAAAAAGACAAGTAAataagttataaaaatttatattctattcattaaatttaatgcTAATAATCACATCCATAgttttaaagaagaaataaaaaaattaactgATAAATCATGATATCATTGTAAACAATGTATCAATTAAGATCAACCCATTTTTAATGCATTAATTGTctcaatttttatagttgctattgtttttttaatttggaAAAACATATTCGCCATAcatgtaatttttaatttagatgtatataaatattgcATACTGTTTCATAATTCattaaaacatttacaTCTAGTAAATACTTTTTCCTAACTATATTATTTACCCCACTATGTTACAATATATATTGTTTGATATTAGTTTCACTATCGAaacaaatgaaaataatttatggAGAGGATGGGAAGATCAATCAAAACTTAATTTCGATGAATTacaattaattaaaaacaatgataataatgtaaaagaaaatttattgaaccaaatatattcatcttatagaagaagaaatgaaaaatttaatgctACATCTAGGAAAAAACCCAAATCAAAGATACTGCTAggacttttaaaaaattttaataacattaaatattataaccATAAGTACAATGACATATCCGAAAACGTGGATCACTATAAGAGTCGTAAAATATGTTTCGATAGTCTTTTTAGACGATggaaaaatgaaaattttgatataaaagAGATATCCAATGctagaaaatttaacaaaGAAGAAAGCAAAAAATACCTTGAAAATTCCTGCTCATGCAATAGATGGTCAAGAAAGTATAGTGcgatattaaaaaaatatttgcctaagattaaaaaagagATTGCAAATTTATCGGCGGatgaaatatataaacaGTCAACAATTAAAACTATAGATTCTATATCTAATGCAATGgcatattttgaaaaaatacaccccaaaagttttaattacaaaaaacgATATGACGAAATGGTAAATAACTATAGATTGATAATTTATAGATTGCCCTATCTATTCGACTACTTTGACCTAGTtggaaaatttataaaactgtATGAAATGTTAATAGAGCAATGTATTGAAGAATCACCTGCTTATAACAACATGACAATAATACTATTTGAGATGTCCAAACAAATCATTAATATAACAATACTTCGTGGTGAATATTTAGAaagaatcaaaaataagttGAGATTACTggagaatttaaaataaaacttattaaatttgtatttatacGCAAGAGCACACAGCCTTATGTTTATATAGAGTCAtatatatagaaaaaatgtattttatgatattcagcctttattaaaaaattatatatctttttttatcaagcattttttagatttgaCAAAAACGAAACAGATATACTCAACTAAAGGTTTAAATAAACAACCTGATCGGCTTATATATTCGAGAATGAAAATCTAAGGCATATTATCTAATTACAAATGCATTGAGTAATAATAATTCGCggataagaaatttttttatgtatgcCATTTGATGAAGGTGTGTTCATAATCAAGATAAAATGCCCTATAATtccattttttacaaaGGATAAATACAGTCCAATGTtacaaaaagaaacaaattctataaaatcGGATTAAATACAAGGATTCGACTATGAAaataccaaaaaaaaaaaagttttgaGCTTTAAACATTGTTTGGAAAGACGATTTGTTAGAAATTGAAgcgtttaaaaaatagcTGTTAAATTTTAGAGCATAAAATGATTgtttaaatcaaaataataaacaattgTAAAGAGCCAATTGCTTGAACGAGTCCTTGAATGTTTGTACTAATGaactataaaataatcttaaaatatctcattaaattaattacttgtttaaataataattgttaaatctaataacatatttaaatcttattGATTGCTTAAAAACATGTAGAATaataatagtaaaaaattattaaattagaGCCAATACATATTTAGCATAAcatctatttttatcaagAGCCATTCCTGACTGAAAATTACAGGCGAGTCGCAAATACGACAATTATAAACTAAAACACATCACCAATCAGTATTAATACATAAAAtcaatcaaaaataatatttgaattGTTATCTACCAAAAAACAACAATATGGCatataaaagtaaataaCATTCAACCGGGCGCACGACTATGtttcttcattttataaaagttttttttaatattaaaatatttgtccACCGAACAATTAAGCCAAAAGCACTGTTGAAATGTAGGAAAAGGTGCTAAAAAACTACAGGACATGACCATGAGAGGCTTTACACtgaaaattaaatgtcTTTACTTcaatttaagaaattaaagatCAAGAAATGTACGTTGAATATTAAGAAACCTAATCGATTTAGCAAGTTGTCGCGAATAAATTCGTGGAGATAAGCAACAATATTTGCACAAAACagacataaaaaaataatttccaGGTAAAGTAGTTATAAAcagaatattaaataaacgGCAATGGAAAATCTATAGGCACATCGAAAGACTATCTTCAGCAAATGGGATCAGAAAAACTTTTGACAAATGGAATTGTGTTAATTTATGGATTTAAACCAACTCAATTTCACACAATTATACTTAAGATGGCATAGTTTCCAAGTTCGACATGCAAGACTCAGAATTTTCTGGGCTTCAAAGagaatttttgattttcaaTATTCGAAGACTTTCAAGAAACCTCTTTAGGCATCTGATTGGACTACCGTAGAATAAGTGAGAAGATCATGGTTAAAAGTTAAAggagatttttatttacaatattacCCTCCACTTTATAGTATTTATAGCAATACTAATTATCCGAAATTAAAGCAACCaataattttgataaaatttacctgtataaaaaatcatccTTCAACAATAATTGATTCAACAAGGAGAAGTTcaaaacaatattaattaatatgtTATGATAACATGAAGTTAGAAAGTATGATGTCTTTGCGAACGAACGAGCATAATATATGGTTTTTAAACAGAAAAAATTCCCTACGTAATCACTTGTGACGGTATAGTGACTAAGTTTCGCAAATCTTATACCACAAGACTTGAAGTCCCAAGAAGATAGAAGCGTACATCCAGATGATTACGCCAAGGAAGGCTTTAGAAAGCATTTCTCTGGACTACCGAAGAAGAGGAGACGGAGCCGATGTGAATAGAACTATAGGACGGAGCTACCTACAAGCAGGAGACGGAACGCGGAACCTTTCTTTGTTAAATTAGAAGTGTAACTACACTAAGCATTTcctaataaaatttatttatttgagCTCGTgcaataacaaaaaaataaaaatcaataaattaatttgaatatgtacataaattttacatgGTGTTAAGTATATGCAATTTGtgataaaataatagatTGTATGTGATATTTCTATTGTGCTGTTATTTATTTgctacaaatttttaacaataaaatcgCCTTTTCTTCTGAATAAATTGAAACATTTCTACCGCTTTCTTAATTATGATCAATTGGATTTACACTAATTTAGTTTAAAACTCAAGAATTTTCAgtatttttagtttttctCGAATTATGGCGTCTCATGTCCAGATACATGGAAAAAAGTTGTTTCACGCTTTGCATTCATTTCAGATATCaagtaataaatttttatatattttatattataattgttACGTATTATATAGAAGCTTGCCCAGATTctagatataaaatttcttagttttattttcatttatatatttaatgttGAGTATACTACATACAATCGttattacttttttattgtagcttccaatctttttattaaattgttttcTAATTATTTGTTGAATTATGTgagatttaaataattgtaGCTCACATAAATAATAGTCGGATGTTTACATTTgactattttttatgtctCCTAATTAAAAACTCCCCAATCTATTTCTCAATTTggtcatatttttaaactgtttttctaattttacaAAGTGCCAAGactgtttttttacaagaAACTCTCTTCTTTGTTGTTAaagattaaatttttcaaaattttggcCAAATTAGTTTCAATTTAGGCGAGTAGGGGATTATTGTATACAAAAGAGTTTGTGTTTAAATCTCCATATCAACTTTGAGTGTAATCATTtgtttgttattttttatagggGATGGGCTCTGGGCCTTATTTATTCATCTGCGTTAGGATCTTATATATGTAGTTTTCCTGTATATCATTCAAAAAAGTAAAcctaattttaattatacaaatttacTTCAtgattcttttataaaaaacaaaaaaatataaacccCATACATGTTACAATATATGTTGTTCATTATTAGTTCCGCCATTGAAACtaatgaatataaattattgagAGAGTCAGAGAACTATTCAAGACATGAAATTGACGgcataaattataaaaattacgaCAATAGGGAACTAAATTCAAATACATCGAATGAGAGATATATCactagtaaaaaattaaaagcaACATCAAGTAataaaacaacaaaaaaaactcgGAAAAAACAATCTTCAGAACTAttaaatgtcaaaaataaatttaaacgatataataattattacaATGACATATCCGAAAATACCTTATATTATACTAGACgtaaaatatgttttaataattttttgaataaatgGGAGGatgaaaaattgaaaatagaAAAGATTTCTCATTAtagaagatttaataaagacGAAAGCGATCAAtatgcaaaaaattattgtcCATGTAATAGATGGTTAAGAAAATAcaatgaaatattaaataaatttttgccTAGGATTTTAAAggaaatagaaaaatcaaAGATGGAagaaacatttaaaaaacaaataatggatcatataaaaatcatatctAGAGCCATGAGGTATTTTGCAAAGATTTACCCCCAAAATGCCAATTACCTAAAATATTACGACTACAATATACTATACTATAGATTAATGGTTTATAGATTGCCTTATCTTTTTAACTACTTTGACCTAGGTGGCAGATTCGTAAAACTATATGAAATGCTGATTGATCAGTATGTTAATAAACTAGATATAACTAATATCATGACAACAACATTATTTGAGATGtctgaaaaatttatctatgtaataaaacttcgtaaaaattttctagaaaaaattaaaagtaaattaaatttgctAGAGAAGCTAAAATGATTcagatgaaaaaaatatatatttatctaataaattcttaaaaagaagcaataaatcttatttacctaaattttgtaaaataatatcttaCTCAGATGTTTGCAGCGAAAATAAAATCCTACTacaaaacatataaaaatcagaTATAACGCACAACAAAATGATTTGCaagattttaattaatttagacaaaattataaatttgttttctGTAGCTATAATTGTTTTGCTTGAAGTATTAAGTCAAgcataatttaaaataaattatatgtcaactattttgttttttagaatataatttctttttgtacATACCCAATTATTGACTTGTACGTATCATTGCACCATTAATACTTTTTGTTAGAGGTTGGTCTTTATGTTATAAATCCAAAAAACTCTCTTTTGTAATTTCAAAATCCAACCATATCactttttatatcatattgaatttaattGAACGGAAATATTATCAGGCTATAAATCTATTAGGTCATAGTATTAattgattataaatacTATTTCACGATGATTTGTAAAGAGATTTTgacatgaaaaaataacagTTTTTTTAACTTCAACACAAAAATCTACAAAAACATATGCTTGAAACACAATAGTGTTTGTACATGTGGTTTTTGGTTCTGCGCCACTTTCATCATCAtacaatatttacaaaaatatacaagGAAAGAGCTAGGGCTTCATCTCAGagttaaaacaaaaaaagctGATTTTCCGAAAAATCATCAAACATGGGCGTTTTAACAACCTtataagaagaaaaaagaacaaaaaattctataaccaattttttttactaataaaGCAGCATTGTCCTTCATACAAAAAGATAGCTTTCTTGAAGTAAGCAAATCATGGTTTAAATATTGGGTGAATGGTTTATGGTTACGATCTTGCGTATTGCAACaattttagataaaatatttaacttATGTAAGAAAAAGAGCGCcgtttttatgttttttcaCTTTTAAATCCAGAGGTATTCACATGCATGTACTTATTTTGAATGCTATGGTGGttaagtaaaaattataaattgttataaaaataactttttaaatgaatagtatgaagaaagaaaagagacgaaaatagaattaatttctatagataaaaaacataaggGATAAATAAGAGCCAGattaaacaataaatgcAGATGAGAaagtaataataaaaagataaattgtAAAACTCCCGTCGGAAATGTACGAATAGATACTAAAGCAGCTTATATACTTGATGTTGTTATGTACACCCCTGTTCTTATAGTAATAGCAAATAGAAATAAAGAAGCCTCCAAACTTTTTTCCATAAAAAACCTTaactataaatttaaccTGAGTGCACGATCGTTACTCTCACAAGCTTCCTGGGATtataagaataaataatatagtaAAATTGTGAAGAAAATCTTTCGACTATTGATAAGAccttataatttaatagaatATGAGTGGTCATATTTTAATCCGACAACACACGAAGGAGAAATCCAAAATTGTATGAAGACTATAAGAAGAACTTGTTCGGAAAAGTAGAAATAGCATAAATAGTTCTAAGTCCTATAAAGCATACTTTTTATACCTTTAAAAactctttttaaaaatgaataattaTTCTGAGTATGTTTTAGATTAATTTCTAATCCcaactaaaaaatacatcTACAGTAAATGTGCCTAAAAGTGACCGGAAGTTTCGTCCCGGTGGTaggggttaaaaaaataaaaaacttgttttgtgtttttttttattttttaacccctACCACCGGGACGAAACTtccgaaaaaaaaaataaaactttaatattGCAATCATTTCAAAGACAAAATCTGCACCAACCCCTTCATCCACAGTCTTATTCAAACAATCAGCTAGCCAATCTCTTTGTCaatgtatttttgtttacGTTCAAAAACATGATTTGAAACTGTTTGTTGTATTATCTTGATTCTAACTGTATCTTCTTCATCCTTTAACTTGCTCACTAATAGATAAAAACTGTAGCGACTAGTACCAAATGTGTTTTTAAAGGTATTATGCCAACCTATAATAGCATTATTCGTTCTTGGAAATCTATATCCATATTATTTCGCGCGTGCCACAAATTCGGCGGAAAACGTCATCCtaaatcaatataatttgtaaaGAAATAGCAATATAACTCAGT
Above is a window of Vairimorpha necatrix chromosome 2, complete sequence DNA encoding:
- a CDS encoding putative SP-containing protein, with translation MLQYMLFIISSAIETNEYKLLRESENYSRHEIDGINYKNYDNRELNSNTSNERYITSKKLKATSSNKTTKKTRKKQSSELLNVKNKFKRYNNYYNDISENTLYYTRRKICFNNFLNKWEDEKLKIEKISHYRRFNKDESDQYAKNYCPCNRWLRKYNEILNKFLPRILKEIEKSKMEETFKKQIMDHIKIISRAMRYFAKIYPQNANYLKYYDYNILYYRLMVYRLPYLFNYFDLGGRFVKLYEMLIDQYVNKLDITNIMTTTLFEMSEKFIYVIKLRKNFLEKIKSKLNLLEKLK